From one Pararge aegeria chromosome 21, ilParAegt1.1, whole genome shotgun sequence genomic stretch:
- the LOC120633229 gene encoding cuticle protein 3-like yields the protein MQLFIVATALFGIAAAAYAPYPEQSNRPQAALERTARILALDSDVKEDSYRYNFETENGIKAEEQGREADGIENQGSFQYVGDDGQIYAVSYNSGQGGFQPVGAHFPTPPPTPEAILKALEQNARDEAAGIIDDGSYSPGKYGDGGAAAPFAQQNNARAQASAGFRQPYKF from the exons ATGCAGCTG ttcATTGTCGCCACCGCCCTTTTCGGCATCGCCGCGGCCGCGTATGCGCCCTACCCAGAGCAATCCAACCGCCCACAGGCTGCCTTAGAAAGAACCGCGCGAATCCTTGCCTTAGACTCCGATGTGAAAGAGGACTCCTACAGATACAACTTTGAAACTGAAAATGGCATCAAGGCTGAGGAGCAAGGACGTGAG gCTGACGGCATCGAAAACCAAGGCTCATTCCAATACGTCGGCGATGATGGTCAAATCTATGCCGTGTCCTACAACAGTGGTCAAGGAGGATTCCAGCCTGTAGGAGCTCATTTCCCCACACCCCCACCGACCCCGGAAGCTATCCTGAAGGCTCTGGAGCAGAACGCCCGCGATGAAGCCGCTGGCATTATTGATGATG GTTCATACAGCCCCGGTAAATATGGTGACGGCGGTGCTGCCGCTCCCTTCGCTCAACAAAACAACGCGCGCGCGCAAGCTTCGGCTGGTTTCCGTCAACCCTACAAATTCTAA
- the LOC120633463 gene encoding LOW QUALITY PROTEIN: pupal cuticle protein 27-like (The sequence of the model RefSeq protein was modified relative to this genomic sequence to represent the inferred CDS: substituted 1 base at 1 genomic stop codon), producing MATTGTSFYQALYLFXIVATTIVAIATAAQLPSAKYLPGDSGVGPTGSDYGNQLDGNRRQEGNGNTRPQQALEKSAAILKMSNEANENGFQYSYETSNGIQAEESGNAVQTQGGFSYKGDDGQVYTVTFTAGENGFRPEGAHLPVPPPTPVEILLALKQNEQDEAAGIFDDGLYHPENNENGGKAGQRSTGRGFGSANHQGNYNPNSGYSY from the exons atggcTACCACTGGTACATCATTTTATCAAGCACTTTATCTTTTCTAGATTGTCGCCACCACAATCGTAGCAATAGCAACAGCAGCCCAGCTACCATCAGCAAAGTATCTCCCAGGAGATTCAGGAGTTGGTCCAACTGGATCTGACTATGGGAATCAGCTCGATGGGAACAGAAGACAGGAAGGCAATGGTAATACTCGTCCTCAGCAAGCGTTGGAGAAGAGTGCAGCTATACTGAAAATGAGTAATGAAGCTAATGAGAatg GTTTTCAATACTCCTATGAGACATCAAATGGCATTCAAGCGGAAGAATCTGGCAACGCGGTTCAAACTCAAGGGGGGTTCTCCTACAAAGGAGACGATGGTCAGGTCTACACCGTAACCTTTACAGCTGGAGAGAATGGCTTCAGACCTGAAGGAGCTCATCTTCCCGTACCGCCTCCTACTCCTGTTGAGATACTACTCGCTTTGAAGCAAAATGAACAAGATGAGGCTGCTGGGATCTTTGATGATG GATTATATCATccagaaaataatgaaaatggaGGTAAAGCTGGGCAAAGATCCACAGGCCGAGGGTTTGGGTCGGCTAATCATCAAGGCAACTACAATCCTAACTCAGGGTACAGCTACTAA